Within the Porphyromonadaceae bacterium W3.11 genome, the region GGAAGTAGCAGCAGCATCTTTAAGAAACTGCATACTCTCAAAGTCGTTAGAGTTCATCCCTTGTATGATACCTGCCGATACAGGCATACCATCAAGGATATACAAAGGTGCAGATCCAGAGTTAATAGACCCTCTACCATGCAACTTAACAGATGCAACAGCACTTGGCTCTCCAGAAGAAGTAGAAACTTGTACACCAGCGACCTTACCCTGAACAGCATCAAAAATATTCGCTGTCGGCTTCTCTGTCAAATCCTTAGAACCGACTTTTACAATAGAAGCAGACGTAGCCGCTACCTTCTTTGAAGCATAACCTACTACTACGACTTCATCTAAGAGCTCAGAACTAGGTTTTAGTTGGACCTTCATGTCCGCTGATGCCGGCACTTCTTGAGTATCATAACCGATGAAGCTAAATATGATTATTTCTCCCTTAGTTGCCTTTAGTTTAAATTTACCATCAAAGTCAGTTGATGCTCCTACGGTTGGATTATTCTTAAGACTAACCCTAGCTCCAATTAGAGGCTCATTATTCTCGTCTATCACAAGCCCTTGTACGTTGATGTCTTGTCCGAAAGCGATCTTTATAGTAAATAGGATCATTCCGAACATCATCAAAAATTTATTTTTCATACCATTATTATCATATTGACATTTATACATCATCAATCCATCAATATGAAGGATATAATGAAGGTACAATTATCATTATTTTACATCTTAAAATTACTTCTAAAATCGATCAAGCAATACTCATTTTTGAGCGAAAATACTTATGACAACATAGAAGTCAACACAAATTAATAATCACTAAATGGTCTTACCGAAAATTTATACTTATCCGTATTACCTGTTAAGATTGAACGATGGATACGAACCTCTGACTTATCAAATTCCACACCATGCAATTTATATTTATTAAATCCACTGTTTTGGTAATCATCAGAAGCAGGATAAAAACCTTTTGTTCCGAGATACACATGTGAATTACCACTTATATAACCTGCAGTTGGGAAAAGACGCTTTACATACTTAGCACTACTATCGCTCCAGAAATCTTCTTTTGAAATAGCATCCAAAGTCATCTTAGCATCACTTCCAATCAAGCGAGCAGTTACTTCGAGTGCAGACATATTATTATCTTCTCCGAAATTAACCAAGCGGTATCTATAGGCAGTTCGCATACGATTGTCATCTCCAATGAATTTAATACCATAAACGACACCGCCAGACACTGAATTATATTCCGCAGTGTATTCTTTTTCCTCTTGGCCTTTACCAACTTTTATAGTTTCCTTTACACTCTCCTTAACTTTACTTTCGGTAAAGGAAATAATGCCAGAAGAAGGGAACACGCCCAGCCATTCTGAAGCTGATGGGAAATGATAAATACCAGCTAAAAAGCGTTCTGCAAAAAGACTCTTAGCCTCATCGAACGAGAACATTCCAAGCTGATCAATACCATTAGAAGTTGCAAAACTCTTACCTTCAGTAGCAACACCGAATTCTGAAACATACTCTAATGCAAGTTTATCAGGATCATAGACTCCAGGATTATCCGAACCGCCAGCATTCTTGGAAATCGTAAAAGTCTTTCCATCAAAGTTAATAACTATAGCTGCATCGGTTTCTGTTATTGAAAAGGTATCTGTGGCATCAAGCCCCTTAGCACGTACTCTTTCACCATTTTCATCCCTTAAAACCTTCCATGTTGCGCCATCATCTGTACTAATTTGCCAAAAGCCGTCAGCTGTAATCTGCACTTTAGGCATCTTTCCATCTTCTGCTTTAGCCTTAATAGGTTCCCCACCTGAATCTCTCATAAGTTCACCATTAATAGTCCAGTATAAAGTCCCATTAAGCTCTTTCACAGAAATATCTGGTGTTTTTCCGTTCCTTCCATTCATCAAACTAAGCTTACTACCGTCAGACATAATGAGTTCATAACCATATGAAGTCTCAGTCCACTTTTCGATAGATTTCTTTCCAGCTTCGGCGTCAATGAGAACCTGAAGAGTTTCGATTCTTGAATTAGCATTTTTCATTAAATTCTCAAGGTTACTCACCCTTGATTTTAAATCCTCAAGGTCTTGATTAATTGACGATAGATCAGTACATGATACTGCAATTATCAAAAGCAGAAGGCCACATGTAAAATTTGCGATTTTCTTCATTTTCAGTCTATATAATTTGGTTATTTAACACTCAATAATTGTATGATAGACTCAGTACAAGCCTATCACTGTAGTTCGTATTCAGCCCTTTCAAGTAGGCAAAGTCTATTGAACCACCCATAAACTTAGCCCCAACACCAGCTGTCCAATGGCTAGTGTACCTTGTACCTATCTGAACACCGGTCCTGAAGCTAACAAGATCAAACACGGTATATTCTCCTCCAAGGTTCGCTTGAAAAACCTGATTCTTAATAGGCAAAAAGAAATATCTAGCTCCTACTAAAGAGGTAATCTTATGAATATCACCTAACTTGACAGTTAGGTCGGAAGTTATTTCTGCTTTAGCTGGGAGATTATATCTCTCAGATGACGAATAGTAAAGATGGGTTCCAAAATTAGAGACCCGTGCGGCCACATTAAGTGTTGCTAAAGAACGTGCGATACTGAAATCAGTAAGGTAATTAGCTCCTACAGAGAAACTTCCTGCATAAGCAGGACGGCCTGTATAGCTCTGGATAAACGACATCGTAGCAAAAGCACTAAACTGATCGTTAATCCTAAAAGCATAACCAAGATCGGCAGCCCAATCAAAGGGGTTATATTTCCTTATGTCCTGATCATCGTATGGCCCATCTATAATTTGATATGACAGCCCTCCTTGGTAGCGAAATCCAGCAAATACTACATGTCTATTCAAAAACTTAGCACCTAAAGATATTGAACCATTCTTAAGACGACCCGATGCTTCTTCATAAGTTGGATATAACATTCCATTTGCAGAGATCGTGTACTTATTAGGCTGATACAATATAGAAGCTGGATTAATATACAGATAATTGCTCTTCGCACTCATTAATGTTGCACTACCCATGGATGCTGCTCGTGCATCAACTGGTGCTTCTAGTATTGGGAGAAGACGATTCTGAGCATTCATTTCAAGAGAGGCTAACCCTATTGAAAGAATGAGTAGAAGGTACTTTTCAAAAAACTTAATTCTCATATTATTTATTCATTTTACCAAAAATATTTATTTGGAATCTCTTATACTCTAAAGTAGATTATTTCTTTAAAATACTTCGTACTGTTTCACGACCATCTACTTTTATCACTAAGACATAAGAACCTGGCATCAAATGTTTCATATCAATCTGTGCAGCTCCAGAATCATTCACCTTCGCATCTTCTTGGAAAATTAATTCTCCATTCACACTTTGAACTTTTACATGGGCGGCATTGTATTTTGGATTAAGCCATATATTAAGCTCTCGCTGAACAGGTATAGGCCATACCGCAAATACGTCAGAAGTAGCATCCTCGGTGACTGTAACTTCTATGGTAGTATTGGTTGTCATATAGCCATTACTTGCTGTAACCACAATAGAAGTTTTTCCAGGTTTTTCTCCAATAATAAATAAATGACCAGCCTCATTAATAAAGGTACTAGCAACAGCTGGATTACTAGATATAGCCTTAAAGCTGTGGCTCAAGAAGTAAGGTTTTTCGAAATAACTAGGAAGTGCCAATTCTATCGGTTCACTATGAATACCAACTAAAAGTGGCTGAATAGGTGACTTAAGAATTGGTTTCTTGATATACACGACTCTGAACGGAACACTAAACGTTTTGGTAAGTCCTAACTCGTCTGTCAAAACAACTTTAACGGCATGCTCTCCTTCACCTAAAACTGGACGAATTACGAACTCAATTCCATTTGTGACCTTTCTGTGTGTAATACCTCCTCTGTCACCTGCTATTTCATAGCTCCAAGAATGACCATCTATATCCTTTACATCTAAGAGATATGTACTTCTATCAATAACGAAGATAGGTTCACTTGGAATGTTTGAAATTTCAGGAGCATGATTCACTTTTGTATCACCAGCGAAAAAACTTGGTTCTGAAGTATTACCCCACTTGTCATATGCTACTAAAGCAAAATGATATGTAGTGGCAGGCTCAAGAGAAGAAACAGTAAAACTCATCTCATCACCAGGTTTTGTTCCGACACCACTGATGAATCCATTAGCTGTTCCTGATACATCACCATCTGTAAGATAATTATTCTTATCTAGTGGCTTATTAGATACATACAATCTATATCTGAGAGGTTGATTATCATCCTCGTCACTTGGAACAACCCAATACACGGTAAGTGCAGTAAATGCATTTTCAGTGGACTTATCTTTAATAATCTCTGGTTTATCAGGTGCTTTGTGATCATTCTTCAGTGTAAGTGCTGCATATGCATCAATAGTACCTATACCAAGCTTTCCAGCATATTGTGGATTAACCTTGTCCAGATCCACTGGAAGTACTGACGCAAGCATACGCGCTTTTAGCTCATCATTTGTAAATCCCTGTCCACCAAACTTAGATAAGACAAGAGCAGCAACACCTGAAATATGTGGACATGCCATAGATGTACCATGATAGTAATGATACTCTTCTCCATTCAACATAGCAGGTGCCATTGTACTAAGCACACCTGCTTTTTCACCATACCTCTGCATATCACCACCTGGTGCAGCAATATCTACCCAATCACCGTAAGTAGAATAACTAGCTTTTGTAAAGTTAGGAGCAACTGCTGACACAGCTATTACGCGCTCGTAATTAGCTGGAGGAGTGGGATAATCCAAGTTGTCATTACCCGCTGCAAAAAATACGATTCCACCTTTCATTGGAGAGTCTTTTCTTTGCTCGCCATAATTTGGATCATCTTTAACCAGGACTGTTCCGGCTTTATCGATAAAAAAGTCAATAGCCTCTTTTATGACATCTGGCATAACTTCAACCCCTGATGCAAAAGGGTAACCCCATGAATTCTGAGAAATAGTAGCACCATTTAGAGCTCCATATATGATGGCATTAGCAATGTTCTCTGTTGAAGCACCTTTTGTAGTCACACCATCAGGATTCGCTCTAAGAATTGCAGCAGACATCAGACGTACTCCAGTTGCCTTTGGGTCTTTATCATTTCCACCAGCTACTCCTGCAACACCTATTCCATTATTCGATCTCGCTGCTACTGTACCTGCTACGTGAGTACCGTGACCATCTGCATCAGGGAGAATATCTGCTGAATTAGAGACAAAACAGAATCCATGAATATCATCTTTATATCCGTTATCGTCATCATCATGGTCATTCTTGGCCTCGCCTGGGTTGACCCATAGATTATCTACCAAATCTGGATGAGTCACATCAATACCGCCATCAACGACACAAACAATTACATTCGGTGTTCCGGTGGTTATTTCCCATGCTTTAAAAAGATTAATATCACAGCCTTGCTTTGACCAATATTTGTCTCCTAAATTGTTGTAGTGCCATTGAAGAGGTAAGTATTCATCATCAAATGGATATTTATCAGAGCGAATGAGATCATATACGTGTTCTTCGCCTTGAGCAGAGCCAAAAACTTCGGCTTTACATGAATACTCCACTTTTTCGATCTCTGCGACACTATTTAGTAAAGAAAAGGCAGAGGGCAAAGGGGTTTCTTCATCAAAACTTGCAATATACCACCGATCAAGCCCCGCATCCTTTAGTGCACCCTCGAATTTTCCAGAGGGAAGGACAAGACGTTCTACCTTGTGCGTATTCATCGCACTCAAAGCAGCAGACATAGGTCCAGGCACAGATGACATCTGAATGACACCAGAATTGATAAGCTTTATATCTCTTGATGTCTCTCGACCAACCTTAAAAATAATCTTGCCTGGTATCGCACTCTTCGGAGCATACAAGGACGAAGTGTTTCTTTCAGAAACATTTTGGTCACTTGTCTGAGAAGACGTTAATACTACTTCTCTCTTATTCTCACACCCATATATGCTAAAAAGAGAGGCAACCAAGACTATTAGCAGATTAAATATATATTTTTTCTTCATAATCTATTACTAATTTTTGCATTTAATGTTTCATTCAAATCACAAAACACAAACACCATCTTATTCAAATAAAATTGTGACATCTGAGATAAATCATTTTCCTGAAGATAACAGTTTATCTTGACGTACTACCTCCTCGTGAGCCATAGACAAAAAAGCTTCTCTTTCTGCTGCAGTTTGAGCACCTAAATCTCTATGGAAATAACTTATTGCCAAAACAGGCATTAGATCCATAACGGAATTAAACCTAGTACCACGAGGGATAATAAGAATCTTTTTCTCTTCATTATACCATTGAGTAAGTCCATCAACCTCCTTTATATACTTAAAGCCAGAAGCTACAAGAAGGTTTTGAAACTCTTCAGTTAGATAGTATTTTCTTTCGCTTAAAAATGCTCCCAAATGAACATCATTAAAAACAGCTACCAATTGATCTAGCTTATCAGCAATTTCACCCGTATTTGGATCTACTTCTGAATCATTCATACCGAAAATACGTGCAACTAATGGACTTAGACTTGGGTCAACTGTATACTGAGACTCTACGACAATACTTGGATGCTTCTTACTCCGTGTTTCATAATCAAGGGTTGAACCATTTGCCAGCTCATTTTCCTTGATTTTTGCGTAAGTCCAATCACCAAACAAATACTCATATTTATCAAATGGGAACTTACTAAACGTCTTATATGGCTCTGTCTGTTTTCCTCTTGACTTAAGTGTAATTGTAGAAGGCTTGGTTTCATCCTTATTAATTTTCATGACCAAACCATAAGCTGCTTCAGAATTAGACCCAGAAAAGACCAAAATCTTACTAGAAGGATCTACAGTATTATTTGATATGGCAAATCCATTATACGACAAAAAATCCATAAACTCACTAGACTGTAAAACGTCTGGAGCATAGGATGTTATTACTATGTTTGTAATAAGTTTTGAAGATGTGTCAATATTATAGACAACATCAGAATAGACCGACGATGCATAAACAAATTTTACTGTCACACTACCTGGCTGACCAAGCAAACCGGCTGCGGCTGAATACTCAAGCAAAAAGTTGCCATTATTTTCTTCAAATGCAATGACTTCATAAGGGGTAGACCTTCTTTCCAAAAGAGGGAGTGCATATTTGGCATTTTTTCGTCTAGGTTGCTGAGTGAAATTCACGACAACAACTTTTCCAGACATATTAACATACATCTGAGCAACTCTCTCTTTTAGTGTAGAATTAGCATCAGCAATTACTTTTATAAACCCGCCAATCCGATTTGCATGTAGCCACTCTTTACCATCTTCAATTTCAAAAGACCAATCAGAATCATTTGAGGATACATCTATCAAAATGGCTTGTCCATCAGACAATAGGTCTATATCTTTTGGGGAAACATCTAAAAGCGTAATAGCCTGACTTTGCGTAACAGTTACCAATTCTTTAACACCGCCTGCTACCACTAAAATACCAGACTTTCTTTTTTCCCCAGACCTATTCTCTTTAGCTGAGACATAGATCCCCTTGTCCTTATACTCTACTTTAAGCCAACTAGGATCTAGAGAGACAGCTTTAACTATTGCTTGATTAGTTTTAACTGTTATTTGAGGAATATAGCCAGCTTCAACCTCTTTGCTTGTAAATTCTAGAGATTGAGATGAAAGCTCTAGCACCGCAGGCTCCGTATTTCTATCCATCTCATCCTCAGGTACACAAGATATAGCTAACACTATAAAAGTCAAGAAGACAGAGGTTAATCTTATCATTGTTTTCACATTCATCATTTACCTTATACAAATATTTTTAAAAGCATACCGAGTTCGCACAGAATTGTAATAAAATCAATGCTTTACCCCTTGATTGGAGTAAAAATAACCTTCGAATCCTTCAATTCATTAACTACGACCTCGACGTCAAAACCAGTTGAAGTACTAGTTCCAGTATAATTATCAGATCCCTTTTGAACTTTTATTTCAAACCCCTTGTCTATTAATGTTTGCTTAAATTCATCTGATTTTAGAGTCTTAGCATCATCAGAAATCATCACTATCTGGTGAATAGACTTAGTTGCTGCAGTTATGCTATATGTTACAGACTGAAACACAGGAGAAGCATAAAGGAATACTACATAAGGGATATCAATAGGTTCACCCAGTTCACTGTCCACATACTTGACAACAAAACTTCCTTGCTTCTTCTCATATTCAATAATTTCATGCTTTGTCGGACTTTTCTTCAACAACGGAAGACCAAATCTAGCCCCGTTATTAAAAGCTTGTTGAGTAATGGACAATTCTTTAGGATTAGTACCTTTGACCTGTACGTAAATCTGACCTTGCCTTTCACTACTGTTTGTATTTGGTGCTATAGATAATTGGAGGAAGTTATCAATACGAGTCACATTGATCCAATCTTCCGCTGATTCATCAATCTCATAGTTCCATTCACCTCCATTTGACCTAACATCCACTATTAAGGTTTTACCTTCTGCTGGAACTACCATCTCAGTTTCTGATAACTCTAAATACAGAGCTGAACCCATTTGAACCACTTTAACTACTTCAAATTTTGTTCCAGCAAAAACTAACAAACTAGTCTCTCTCTTTTCACCTGAATTATTAGGCTTTGCAGATATATAAATAGTCTTATTACGATACTGAGCTTCTAACCAGTCAGGAGCGAGAGATTGTACTTTTACAATTTGCTGATTAGTCGTAACGGTCAATAGAGGGGCTACTTCTTGAGATTCACTTGGTAATTCTAGTGCATATTGCGATAATTCTAAAGTTTCCGGCTCCATTAGTGCCTTACCTCCTTCTTGCATAGAACAAGAGCTACTCATAATAGCAATAAATACCATTATTGTAATTAAGTTTATCACACGTTTCATTTTAACATTAATTAGCGCCCAGACCATTAAGAATTCCACCTCAACACTCCAAGCAAGTTAATATTTTATAATTTATTCACGTCGATCGCTATCATTTTAAACACAGAGTGCAAACATACAAAAATATAACTTCATCGTAATTAAAACGTAACACTTTAACATTTAAATAATATTATTAAATCAGTTGATTAATCAAATCATTAAATACAAGAATCAGAGTATATCAATCAACGAAAGATAAATGGTAAAAATGACTATGTTTCATCTTTTCTTTTTATCTTTGAGGATGATAAAGAATATGGGTGGAGGTTACAAGCGAAAAGAACTCATGAACTTAAATAAAATATTAAAGGATGCTGGCATTCTAATTGTCATCTTTCTGGTGGTTGGTATCATTTCGGGACACATTGATATATCCCCTAAAAAAGCAAACCAAAGTAATGCAACCGTTGTGGAGATTAATCAATCTCAGTTTGCTGAGCTTATTTTTGATTTTGAAAAAGGGGGCGAATGGAAGTTCAGTGGAGACAAGCCCGTGGTCATAGACTTTTATGCTACTTGGTGCGGACCATGCAAGAGACTGCGTCCCCGTCTGGAACAATTGGCAAGTGAATATGGTGACCAAATTATTGTTTACTCTATTGATGCCGAATTAGCACCTCACCTTTCAGCTTATATGGGTGTGGATCGTTTTCCAACAGTTTTCTTTGTACCATTGGAGGGCATTCCTTACAAGAGTGTAGGATTAATACCTCTTTACAAACTAAGAAAAGGCGTTGAAAAAATTTTAGAAAATTAGAAATAAAAGGGAAACCAATTTTGATGAACGAAAGAATATTCTTACTTGAAGACACCGATCCACAAATCTTTTATGGAGCCAATAATCGCAACCTACACTTACTGAAAGAGACACATCCTAAGTTACGGATCATAGCACGTGGGAACGTGATTAAAGTGATTGGTGAGCCAGAGGAGATGAATAATTTTCTTAAGTTACTCAATCAATTAGAGGCATACGCCACTGAATACAACATGCTTAGCGAGGACATTATTAGGGAGATGATTCAGGGCGAGTATAAGGAGATGAAGAGCAATTCTGATGGTGTCATCATCTATGGTGCTGGAGGGCGTCCGATAACACCAAAGTCTGCCAACCAGACTAGGATGATCAAAATCATTGAGCAAAATGACTTGGTCTTCGCTACAGGTCCAGCTGGATCAGGTAAGACATTCCTAGCCATCGTAATGGCAGTAAAGATGCTAAAAAATAAAAGTGCTCGACGTATCATTCTAAGTCGACCAGCAGTGGAGGCAGGTGAAAAACTGGGCTTCCTTCCAGGTGAAATGAAGGACAAACTAGATCCCTATCTTCAACCTCTCTATGATGCGTTACAGGAATTGATACCCGCGGCCAAACTAAGAGAACACATTGAGAATGGTGTGATTCAGATAGCACCTCTAGCCTATATGCGTGGTAGGACATTGAATGATGCTGTGATTATTTTAGATGAAGCCCAAAATACGACCCCTCACCAGATGAAGATGTTCTTAACCCGCTTAGGTCAAAATGCTAAGATGATTATCACTGGTGATATTACCCAAGTCGATCTCCCTCGTGGCGTTCAATCCGGACTGAAACAGGCTAAGCAAATTCTTGAGGAGACCTCCGGTATTGGGTGGATAAACTTTGAGAAGAAAGATATCATGAGACACGGATTGGTACAAGCTATTGTCGAAGCATATGAAGGCTTTGAAAGACAAGAAGCTGAGAATCGGAATGACAAGACAAGTAAATAAACACATATAATAATACACATATATAAATATAAGTTATGGCTAATGCACTAGTAAATACTGAACTAAAGCTACCTAATCTCAAAAGCCTATATCATGGAAAGGTAAGAGATGTCTATACCATGGATAATGATTTACTGATCATGGTGGTTACAGACCGTATCTCTGCTTTTGACAAGATATTACCTGAGGGTATTCCATATAAAGGTGAGATCCTAAATAAAATTGCAGCAAAGAACTTAGATGCCACTGCTGATATTGTAAAGAACTGGAAGATTGATACTCCAGACCCCATGGTCACAGCAGGACACGCCTGCGAACCTTTCAAAGTGGAAATGGTCATTCGTGGCTATATCACAGGAAGTGCTTGGAGAGCATATGCCAATGGTAAGAGATCGGTAAGTGGCATTCAACTCCCTGAAGGACTGAAGGAAAATCAAAAGTTTGACAAACCCATCATCACCCCTACGACTAAGGCTGATGCAGGTCATGACGAAGAGATCTCTCGAGAGGAGATTATCTCCAGTGGACTGGTCGATCGTGAGGACTATTTGGAACTTGAGCGTATCACATACGAACTATTTCAGAGAGGAACAAAACTAGCTGAGGAAAAGGGGTTAATTCTAGTTGACACAAAGTATGAGTTTGGCAAAAAAAATGGCGAAATCTATCTCATTGATGAGATACATACTCCGGACTCTAGCCGTTATTTTTATAAAGATACCTACGAAGAGCTTTTCAGCAAAGGGATGCCACAGCGACAGCTCTCCAAGGAATTTGTGAGAAAATGGCTCATGGACAAGGGTTTTTCAGGAGAAGAGGGACAGGAAATGCCAGAAATGACTCCTGAATATTGTGATACTGTGACAAAAAGGTACATCGAATTATATGAAAAGCTAACGGGCGAAACCTTCGTAAAACATCCTACCAGTGAATTACACGATAGGATTGAAAGAAATGTCGTAGCTTGGTTGGAGTCAAGAAAGTAATATAATGTCAAATAATTTTGCGGATAAAATCCGCTCTATGTTCGATACCATAGCTCCCACATACGATAAGCTGAACAGACTAAATAGTTTTGGTCTAGACCTTCAATGGCGAAAGGATCTTATCAATCACGTAGCTATGGAAAAGCCGAAACGAATCCTGGACTTAGCTGCTGGTACTGGTGATTTATCTATCATGTTAGCTAAAGCGTGCCCTGAAGCAGCAGTGATAGCTGGAGATATGTCTATCGGAATGTTAGAGATAGCAAGAAAAAAGGCTAACTCAGAACGACTTCCTCAAATTGAGATCCAAGAAATGGATGCCATGAACCTTCCATACCAGGATCCACAATTTGATGCTATTACGTGTGCCTTCGGAATACGTAATTTTGAAAGCATTGCCCATTCATATAGGGAGATGTATAGGGTAGTTCGTCCTGGAGGCATGGTTGCTATATTAGAGCTTTGCGAGCCAAAAGGCTCCATTATTCATAAGCTCTATGATATGCATGTAAACGTAACTATGCCTACACTCGCTTCAGCTGTAGGACACAATAAGTGGGCGTATCAGTATCTTGCTCGGAGTATAGAGGAAGTTCCTCAAAGAGAGGAAATGACTCAGCTCATGAAGATGGCTGGATTTATAAACACATACCACAAGGTCTATTTCCCATACGTATGTGCTCTGTATGTGGGGTACAAGCCACTACATTCAGAAACAAATGTGATACTGAGTGACATCGAGAAGAAGAAAAGAGAAGAACTGTGGCAAAAGTAGAGATTTTTGGGTTGCTCGGCTGTAACATCAGTTACAGCCGTTCACCCGAAATTTTTCATAAACTGTGGGAAGGAGATTCAACCCCCAGAGAGTATAGGCTAATTGATACTAACGATCCAACCTCATTTATTGAGGAGGTTCGTCAGGACTCCTCTTGGAGAGGTTTCAGCGTAACTATTCCTTATAAGGAGTGGATCATTCCATATCTTGATGACCTTACAGTTGTAGGCAAGAGCATTGGAGCGATTAACGCCGTCAGGGTACTTAATGGACATCTGATTGGTCATAACACCGACGTTTCTGGTTTTCTCACGCCTCTAGCTCCCTATTTTAATAACGGTTTTTTATCCCCTGATAAACAAGCCTTAGTACTTGGTACTGGGGGTGCAGCCAAGGCGGTCAGATATGGGCTTGAAAGCAAAGGGATAAAAGTGATGACCGTATCTCGAAGCAAAGAGCGAGGAGACCTGACTTACGAAGAAATGACCAAAAACCTACTGCATAACACCTCTATTATTGTCAATGCTACGCCCCTTGGAGGTAAACAATATCCACACTTGGCCCCTCCTATCCCTTACCATCTATTGAATGCTAACCATCTTCTCTACGACCTCACATACACAGATAATAGCGGTTTCTTAGCCCATGCTCCAAATGAGTGC harbors:
- a CDS encoding thioredoxin domain-containing protein, giving the protein MIKNMGGGYKRKELMNLNKILKDAGILIVIFLVVGIISGHIDISPKKANQSNATVVEINQSQFAELIFDFEKGGEWKFSGDKPVVIDFYATWCGPCKRLRPRLEQLASEYGDQIIVYSIDAELAPHLSAYMGVDRFPTVFFVPLEGIPYKSVGLIPLYKLRKGVEKILEN
- a CDS encoding phosphoribosylaminoimidazolesuccinocarboxamide synthase produces the protein MANALVNTELKLPNLKSLYHGKVRDVYTMDNDLLIMVVTDRISAFDKILPEGIPYKGEILNKIAAKNLDATADIVKNWKIDTPDPMVTAGHACEPFKVEMVIRGYITGSAWRAYANGKRSVSGIQLPEGLKENQKFDKPIITPTTKADAGHDEEISREEIISSGLVDREDYLELERITYELFQRGTKLAEEKGLILVDTKYEFGKKNGEIYLIDEIHTPDSSRYFYKDTYEELFSKGMPQRQLSKEFVRKWLMDKGFSGEEGQEMPEMTPEYCDTVTKRYIELYEKLTGETFVKHPTSELHDRIERNVVAWLESRK
- the aroE gene encoding shikimate dehydrogenase (AroE; catalyzes the conversion of shikimate to 3-dehydroshikimate); this translates as MAKVEIFGLLGCNISYSRSPEIFHKLWEGDSTPREYRLIDTNDPTSFIEEVRQDSSWRGFSVTIPYKEWIIPYLDDLTVVGKSIGAINAVRVLNGHLIGHNTDVSGFLTPLAPYFNNGFLSPDKQALVLGTGGAAKAVRYGLESKGIKVMTVSRSKERGDLTYEEMTKNLLHNTSIIVNATPLGGKQYPHLAPPIPYHLLNANHLLYDLTYTDNSGFLAHAPNECQKLNGMAMLEAQAISALQFFVNGKL
- the ubiE gene encoding bifunctional demethylmenaquinone methyltransferase/2-methoxy-6-polyprenyl-1,4-benzoquinol methylase UbiE, which codes for MSNNFADKIRSMFDTIAPTYDKLNRLNSFGLDLQWRKDLINHVAMEKPKRILDLAAGTGDLSIMLAKACPEAAVIAGDMSIGMLEIARKKANSERLPQIEIQEMDAMNLPYQDPQFDAITCAFGIRNFESIAHSYREMYRVVRPGGMVAILELCEPKGSIIHKLYDMHVNVTMPTLASAVGHNKWAYQYLARSIEEVPQREEMTQLMKMAGFINTYHKVYFPYVCALYVGYKPLHSETNVILSDIEKKKREELWQK
- a CDS encoding PhoH family protein, whose product is MNERIFLLEDTDPQIFYGANNRNLHLLKETHPKLRIIARGNVIKVIGEPEEMNNFLKLLNQLEAYATEYNMLSEDIIREMIQGEYKEMKSNSDGVIIYGAGGRPITPKSANQTRMIKIIEQNDLVFATGPAGSGKTFLAIVMAVKMLKNKSARRIILSRPAVEAGEKLGFLPGEMKDKLDPYLQPLYDALQELIPAAKLREHIENGVIQIAPLAYMRGRTLNDAVIILDEAQNTTPHQMKMFLTRLGQNAKMIITGDITQVDLPRGVQSGLKQAKQILEETSGIGWINFEKKDIMRHGLVQAIVEAYEGFERQEAENRNDKTSK